The sequence below is a genomic window from Bactrocera neohumeralis isolate Rockhampton chromosome 4, APGP_CSIRO_Bneo_wtdbg2-racon-allhic-juicebox.fasta_v2, whole genome shotgun sequence.
AGTGGCGACGTTCACTCACCAAAAATGAGTTATTATTATCTTGTTGTTCTCTACTTTGTCTATGTATACTGCTGTAGCTTTGACGTTCACTAGGGAAAACCGAACTCGATGGCTCCTCGTGCAAGTTTAAAATACTCTTGCGATGAATTTTACCATTCGATGTAAGACTACCTATCTGATTGGAATCGTTAGAAATAGATTTTCGATGAAATACTGAGTTCGTAACGTTCGTATCGGCAGTGAAGTCGCTTCTTCGATGATGAAAATGTTTGGATACTGTAGCAGCTGAAGAACTAGATTTCGTTTTTGACGAGCAGCTTTCAACGGCTGTGGACTTTTGTTGAGTGGTATGTGTTTGATCTGACATAAATTTAGCCGATCCAGCAGCGTTTAGCTTTGCTGATGCGCTCTGCATTTCTCCAAACTTGCATTGGGTGGAGTGTGTTTGACCGGTGACTTCTCCCATTGTTGTACTGGATAATACTCTTTCAGAAGTGTTGCCAATTTTACTAGTTTTGAATTGTGCCGAGGAGGACTCATGCGACGAAGCGTTCATGCGGGTATcaatcattttattttcctttctaATACGATTTTCGGTCATAGAAATTGCCTCGTCGTGTTTATTTTCAACGTTTACAATGTTCTTAACATTGTTGGTCTTTGCAACATTCTCTATGACATTCACTCTCTCTTGTCGTTTAACATATTCTGTTTCTGGTTCTTTCTTAACCCGACCACCTATTACTGTAGTTACCTTTTTCGTCGATACTACTACTAAACCGTCAACGGGTTTATCCGAACTTACATTTGCGGCAGGAATTGCTTGTTTGCCAGAAACAAAGTTCATTTGATTAGTCGTTTTCAAAATGGCGTTATCCTCTCCAAGAGTTATAGATGATTTGTTATGAGAATACTTCGATCGGACAGCCTTTTGTACTACTTTAGTGCTGTCTAATCTTGAACTTTGCTTTTCATTGTAGTCATCTCTTCTGGAAACCTGAAGAGTGCCCTCTAGTTTGAGATTGTCTACTGGACGTTTTACAACCACCTTTTCAGTAgcagttttcaaaagtttagaATCGGTTCTATCTGTAGATGAAATATACATGTGTCCTTCTGGCCTAAGATTATCTTCCGGTTTTACTTGTTTTGGACGCTCAGCCGGCTGATATTGCTGTTTTTCCTTACTGTAGAAAGTGCCTTCAGGTTTAAGGTTATTACGTGGCACAATTTTGTCTGGTCTCTTAACACCCACGTGCTTTTCCGTCTCTGTAAAGGTCATCTCCCCCTCCATTCTTAAATTATCTTTGTGAATGACTCGTCTCACTTTTTCAGCCGGTTTAAATCCGGGTTTATCAGGAGTGTAAAATTCACCCTCCGTTCTTAAATTATCAGAGGGTACAACCTTTTCGGGCCTATTTACATACTGATACTGATTTTTCTCTGCAAACGTCATTTCTCCTTCCATGTGTAAATTATCTTTTCGGACAATGCGTTTTGTTTTCTCGGCGGGCTTGAATGATGTTTTCTCGGGTACGGTAAATTCACCCTCCACTTTTAAATTGTCTTTGGGTTTTTTCACTACAGGTCGTTCACCAGACTTGTATGAAGGCTTCTCCACTTTATAAAATTCGCCTTCAGGTCTTAGGTTATCTGTAGGTTTTATTTGATCCGGCTTTTTAACAAACTCATATTCCGTTTTCTCGGTAAATATAATTTCTCCTTCCGTACGAAGGTTGTCCTTTCTAATAATTCGCTCACTTTTTTCAGCAGGTCTAAACGCAATTTTTTCTGGTACATAAATGTTTCCCTCTGATTTGAGATTATCTTGTGGTTTTTTCGGAACAGGACGTTCGGCGGGTTTATACCCAGGTTTCTCTGGCTTATAAAATTCTCCCTCAGGCCGTAGATTATCTGCATGCTTTACTTGTGACGGTCGCTCACCGTGTCTGAATTTTGGTTTATCGGGAGAATAAAATTCTCCTTCAGGCTTCAAATTATCCTCCGGACGCTTCTGTACGGGACGTTCGGCTGGTTTATACCCAGGCTTCTCTGGTGTATAAAACTCTCCCTCAGGGCGTAGATTGTCTGCATGCTTTACTTGTGATGGACGCTCTCCGGGTTGGAATTTTGGTTTATCGGGAGAATAAAATTCTCCTTCGGGCTTCAAATTATCCTCCGGACGCTTCTGTACAGGACGTTCGGCTGGTTTATACCCTGGTTTCTCTGGTGTATAAAACTCTCCTTCAGGCCGTAGGTTATCTGCATGTTTTACTTGTGATGGCCGCTCTCCGGGTTGGAATTTTGGTTTATCGGGAGAATAAAATTCTCCTTCGGGCTTCAAATTATCTTCCGGACGCTTCTGTACAGGACGTTCCGCTGGTTTATACCCAGGCTTCTCTGGTGTATAAAACTCTCCCTCAGGGCGTAGATTGTCTGCATGCTTTACTTGTGATGGACGCTCTCCGGGTTGGAATTTTGGTTTATCAGGAGAATAAAATTCTCCTTCAGGCTTCAAATTATCCTCCGGACGCTTCTGTACGGGACGTTCGGCTGGTTTATACCCAGGTTTCTCTGGTGTATAAAACTCTCCCTCAGGGCGTAGATTGTCTGCATGCTTTACTTGTGATGGACGCTCTCCTGGTTGGAATTTTGGTTTATCGGGAGAATAAAATTCTCCTTCGGGCTTCAAATTATCCTCCGGACGCTTCTGTACAGGACGTTCGGCTGGTTTATACCCAGGTTTCTCTGGTGTATAAAATTCTCCCTCAGGCCGCAGGTTATCTGCATGCTTTACTTGTGATGGCCGCTCTCCGGGTTGGAATTTTGGTTTATCGGGAGAATAAAATTCTCCTTCAGGCTTCAAATTATCCTCCGGACGCTTCTGTACGGGACGTTCGGCTGGTTTATACCCAGGTTTCTCTGGTGTATAAAACTCTCCCTCAGGGCGTAGATTGTCTGCATGCTTTACTTGTGATGGACGCTCTCCTGGTTGGAATTTTGGTTTATCGGGAGAATAAAATTCTCCTTCGGGCTTCAAATTATCCTCCGGACGCTTCTGTACAGGACGTTCGGCTGGTTTATACCCAGGTTTCTCTGGTGTATAAAATTCTCCCTCAGGCCGTAGGTTATCTGCATGCTTTACTTGTGATGGACGCTCTCCTGGTTGGAATTTTGGTTTATCGGGAGAATAAAATTCTCCTTCAGGCTTCAAATTATCCTCTGGCCGCTTCTGTGTGGGACGTTCGGCCGGTTTATACCCAGGTTTCTGTGGAGTGTAAAATTCTCCTTCTGGCCGAAGATTGTCTACATGTTTCACTTGTGACGGCCGCTCGCCAGGTtggaattttggtttttctggGGTATAAAACTCTCCTTCTGGCTTTAAATTGTCTGTAGGCTTCACTTGCTCTGGCCTGCtaacaaattcatatttttcttttgtttcgaAAGTCATTTCACCTTCAGTGCGTAAGTTATCCTTCCTAATAATACGTTCGACTTTTTCTGCTGGCCTATAACCAGGCTTTCCAGGTGTGTAAAACTCGCCCTCAGGACGTAAGTTATCTTTTGGCTTCTTCTGAGTAGGTCGTTCGGCGGGTATGTAATCGGATTTTTCTGGAGAATAAAACTCGCCTTCTGTTCGAAGATTATCTTCAGGCTTCTTTTGTATTGGACGCTCTGCGGGCCTATAACTTGTTTTCTCAGGTATATAAAACTCACCTTCAGGCTTTAAGTTATCTTCGCGTCTAATAACTAACGGAGTCTCAGCTGCCTGATATTTTGGTTTTTCGGGAGTATAGAAATCACCCTCGGGTTTGAGATTATCAGTGGGTTTAATCTGATCAGGTCTAATGACAAACGTATATTCttcttttctttcaaaattcatttcacCTTCTGAGCGGAGATTGTCTTTCCTTATAATACGTTCAACCTTTTCAGCCGGTTTGTATACTAACTTCTCTGGTACTGTAAACGCACCTTCGGGTCTCAAGTTATCCTCAGGTTTAATTTGAGAAGGTCGTTCTGAAACTTGATACATTGGCTTTTCTGGAGTGTAAAATTCTCCCTCTGGTTTGAGGTTATCAATAGGTTTGACTTGCTCAGGTCTATTAACAAATTGATAATCTTCTTTTACTTCAAATATCATCTCCCCTTCAGTTCGCAAGTTATCTTTTCTTATTATTCGTTCTGTTCTTTCAGCTGGAGTGTAAGTGGTTTTCTCTGGAACAGTGAACTCTCCTTCAGGTCGTAAATTATCAAGAGGTTTTTTTTGAGTTGGCCTCTCCGCCGGCCGGTAACCAGGTTTTTCGGGTGTATAAAATTCACCTTCTGGTTTAAGGTTGTCTTCATGCTTGACTGGAGAAGGCCGATCTGCTGgaacaaaatcgactttttgtGGTTTATAAAACTCCCCGTCCGGTTTCAAATTATCTTCCCGTCTAATAATCAATGGCTTTTCGGCTGGCTGATACTTCGATTTTTCCGGAGCGTAGAATTCGCCTTCCGGTTTTAGATTATCAGTGGGTTTCAATTGCTCTGGCCTAACAACAAACTGATATTCTTCCTTCGTTTCAAAAGTCATCTCACCTTCTGAGCGCAAGTTATCCTTTCTAACAATACGTTCGACTTTTTCCGCTGGTTGGTAAGGTGTTTTCTGCGGAATAGTGAATTCACCTTCTGGTCTTAAATTGTCCTCAGGTTTCTTTGCAATAGGTCGGTCAGCGGACTGGTAGTCTGGTTTATCAGGAGCATAAAACTCTCCCTCCTGTCTCAAATTGTCTTGGGGTTTTTTCTGAGTTGGGCGTTCCGCAGGTTCAAAACCAGGTTTCTCGGGTGTATAGAATTCACCCTCCGGTTTTAAATTATCCTTATGTCGAATTTGCACTGGCTTTTCAGCAGGTTGGTATTTTGGTTTTTCTGGGGTATAGAATTCTCCTTCCGGTCTAAGATTATCTACCGGTTTGACTTGCTCTGGTCTATTTACAAATTGATATTCttctttcttttcaaaaataatttcccCTTCTGAGCGCAAGTTGTCTTTCCTTACTACACGAACAGTTTTTTCGGCgggtttatatatttctttttcggGAATCATGAACTCGCCTTCCGGTCTTAAGTTATCTTCAGGTTTCAATTGAGTAGGTCTTTCAGCAGCCTTAAATTCCTGCTTGTCTGGTACATAAAACTCACCTTCTGGACGCAAATTATCTTCTGGCCGCTTTTGAATTGGACGCTCTGCTGGTGTGAAACCTGGTTTTTGTGGAGTATAGAATTCGCCTTCGGGTTTTAAGTTATCTTCGTGTCTGATTTGTAAAGGTTTTTCAGCTGGCTTATATATTGATTTCTCTGGAGCATAAAACTCGCCTTCTGGCTTTAGATTATCAGTGGGTTTCACTTGATTGGGCCTAATAACAAACTGATATTCTTCTTTTGTTTCGAATGTCATTTCACCTTCTGTGCGTAAATTGTCCTTTCTAATAACACGTTCAATTTTTTCAGCAGGTTTATACATTTCTTTTTCCGGAACAAGAAACTCGCCTTCAGGTTTCAAATTATCTATAGGTTTCTTTTGCGTTGGACGTTCGGCGGGTTGATAAGTGGGTTTCTCGTGTTTATAGAACTCCCCTTCTGGTTTCAAATTGTCTTCTGGGCGTTTCTGAGTTGGACGTTCTGCTGGCCTATATCCAGGTTTTTCTGGAGTGTAAAATTCTCCCTCAGGGCGAAGGTTGTCCTCTGGTCTAACTTGTGTAGGACGTTCTCCTGGTTGAAACTTTGTTTTCTCTGGTGAATAGAAATCACCTTCTGGCTTCAAATTATCTTCCGGCCGTTTCTGAGTTGGACGTTCTGCTGGTCTAAATCCGGGCTTCTCAGGAGTGTAAAATTCGCCTTCGGGTCGCAAATTGTCAGCATGTCGTACTTGAGTGGGACGCTCTCCAGGTTGGAACTTAGGTTTCTCTGGTGAATAGAAATCACCTTCTGGCTTCAAATTATCCTCTGGCCGTTTCTGAGTTGGACGTTCTGCTGGCCTAAATCCAGTTTTTTCTGGAGTGTAAAATTCACCCTCAGGCCTAAGGTTGTCCTCTGGTCTAACTTGTGTGGGACGTTCTCCTGGTTGGAACTTTGTCTTCTCTGGTGTATAGAACTCGCCTTCTGGTCTCAAATTATCTTCCGGTTTCTTCTGAACTGGACGTTCAGCGGGTCTAAATCCAGGTTTTTCGGGAGTGTAAAATTCACCCTCAGGCCTAAGGTTGTCCTCTGGTCTAACTTGTGTGGGACGTTCTCCTGGTTGGAACTTTGTCTTCTCTGGTGTATAGAACTCGCCTTCTGGTCTCAAATTATCTTCTGGCTTCTTTTGAGTTGGACGTTCAGCTGGTCTAAATCCGGGCTTCTCAGGAGTGTAAAATTCGCCTTCGGGTTTCAAATTATCAGCATGTCGTACTTGTGTGGGGCGCTCTCCAGGTTGGAACTTTGGTTTCTCTGGTGAATAGAAATCACCTTCTGGTTTCAAATTATCCTCTGGCCGTTTCTGAGTTGGACGTTCTGCTGGCCTATATCCAGGTTTTTCTGGAGTGTAAAATTCACCCTCAGGCCGAAGGTTGTCCTCTGGTCTAACTTGTGTAGGACGTTCTCCTGGTTgaaactttgttttttctggTGCATAAAACTCTCCTTCTGGTCTCAAATTATCTTCTGGCTTCTTTTGAGTTGGACGTTCAGCTGGTCTAAATCCGGGCTTCTCAGGAGTGTAAAATTCGCCTTCGGGTCGCAAATTATCAGCATGTCGTACTTGAGTGGGACGCTCTCCAGGTTGGAACTTAGGTTTCTCTGGTGAATAGAAATCACCTTCTGGCTTCAAATTATCCTCTGGCCGTTTCTGAGTTGGACGTTCTGCTGGCCTAAATCCAGTTTTTTCTGGAGTGTAAAATTCACCCTCAGGCCTAAGGTTGTCCTCTGGTCTAACTTGTGTGGGACGTTCTCCTGGTTGGAACTTTGTCTTCTCTGGTGTATAGAACTCGCCTTCTGGTCTCAAATTATCTTCCGGTTTCTTCTGAACTGGACGTTCAGCGGGTCTAAATCCAGGTTTTTCGGGAGTGTAAAATTCACCCTCAGGCCTAAGGTTGTCCTCTGGTCTAACTTGTGTGGGACGTTCTCCTGGTTGGAACTTTGTCTTCTCTGGTGTATAGAACTCGCCTTCTGGTCTCAAATTATCTTCTGGTTTCTTTTGAGTTGGACGTTCAGCTGGTCTAAATCCGGGCTTCTCAGGAGTGTAAAATTCGCCTTCGGGTTTCAAATTATCAGCATGTCGTACTTGTGTGGGGCGCTCTCCAGGTTGGAACTTTGGTTTCTCTGGTGAATAGAAATCACCTTCTGGTTTCAAATTATCCTCTGGCCGTTTCTGAGTTGGACGTTCTGCTGGCCTATATCCAGGTTTTTCTGGAGTGTAAAATTCACCCTCAGGCCGAAGGTTGTCCTCTGGTCTAACTTGTGTAGGACGTTCTCCTGGTTgaaactttgttttttctggTGCATAAAACTCTCCTTCTGGTCTCAAATTATCTTCTGGCTTCTTTTGAGTTGGACGTTCAGCTGGTCTAAATCCGGGCTTCTCAGGAGTGTAAAATTCGCCTTCGGGTCGCAAATTATCAGCATGTCGTACTTGTGTGGGACGCTCTCCAGGTTGGAACTTTGGTTTCTCTGGTGAATAGAAATCACCTTCTGGTTTCAAATTGTCTTCTGGCTTCTTTTGAGTTGGACGTTCAGCGGGTCTAAACCCATGTTTTTCAGGAGTGTAAAACTCACCCTCAGGCCGAAGGTTGTCCTCTGGTCTAACTTGTGTGGGACGTTCCCCTGGTTgaaactttgttttttctggTGCATAAAACTCTCCTTCTGGTCTCAAATTATCTTCTGGCTTCTTTTGAGTTGGACGTTCAGCTGGTCTAAATCCGGGCTTCTCAGGAGTGTAAAATTCGCCTTCGGGTTTCAAATTATCAGCATGTCGTACTTGTGTGGGGCGCTCTCCAGGTTGGAACTTTGGTTTCTCTGGTGAATAGAAATCACCTTCTGGTTTCAAATTATCCTCTGGCCGTTTCTGAGTTGGACGTTCTGCTGGCCTATATCCAGGTTTTTCTGGAGTGTAAAATTCACCCTCAGGCCGAAGGTTGTCCTCTGGTCTAACTTGTGTAGGACGTTCTCCTGGTTgaaactttgttttttctggTGCATAAAACTCTCCTTCTGGTCTCAAATTATCTTCTGGCTTCTTTTGAGTTGGACGTTCAGCTGGTCTAAATCCGGGCTTCTCAGGAGTGTAAAATTCGCCTTCGGGTCGCAAATTATCAGCATGTCGTACTTGTGTGGGACGCTCTCCAGGTTGGAACTTTGGTTTCTCTGGTGAATAGAAATCACCTTCTGGTTTCAAATTGTCTTCTGGCTTCTTTTGAGTTGGACGTTCAGCGGGTCTAAACCCATGTTTTTCAGGAGTGTAAAACTCACCCTCAGGCCGAAGGTTGTCCTCTGGTCTAACTTGTGTGGGACGTTCCCCTGGTTgaaactttgttttttctggTGCATAAAACTCTCCTTCTGGTCTCAAATTATCTTCTGGCTTCTTTTGAGTTGGACGTTCAGCTGGTCTAAATCCGGGCTTCTCAGGAGTGTAAAATTCACCCTCAGGCCTAAGGTTGTCCTCTGGTCTAACTTGTGTAGGACGTTCTCCTGGTTGATACTTTGATTTTTCTGGTGTATAGAACTCGCCTTCTGGTCTCAAATTATCTTCTGGCTTCTTTTGAGTTGGACGTTCAGCTGGTCTAAATCCGGGCTTCTCAGGAGTGTAAAATTCGCCTTCGGGTCGCAAGTTGTCAGCATGTCTAACTTGTGTGGGACGCTCTCCAGGTTGGAACTTTGGTTTCTCTGGTGAATAGAACTCGCCTTCTGGTCTCAAATTATCTTCTGGCTTTTTCTGAGTTGGACGTTCAGCTGGTCTAAACCCAGGTTTTTCAGGAGTGTAAAACTCACCCTCAGGCCTAAGGTTGTCCTCTGGTCTAACTTGTGTAGGACGTTCTCCTGGTTGGAACTTTGACTTTTCTGGTGTATAGAACTCGCCTTCTGGTCTCAAATTATCTTCTGGTTTCTTCTGAACTGGACGTTCAGCAGGCCTAAATCCAGGTTTTTCGGGAGTGTAAAATTCACCCTCAGGGCGAAGGTTGTCCCCTGGTCTAACTTGTGTTGGACGTTCTCCTGGTTGAAACTGTGCCTTTTCGGGTGTATAGAACTCGCCTTCTGGTCTCAAATTATCTTCTGGCTTCTTCTGAACTGGACGTTCAGCAGGCCTAAATCCAGGTTTTTCTGGAGTGTAAAACTCGCCTTCTGGTTGCAAATTGTCAGCATGTCTTACTTGCGTGGGACGCTCTCCTGGTTGGAATTTTATCTTCTCTGGTTTATAGAATTCTCCTTCTGGTTTCAAATTGTCTTCTGGTTTCGTTTGTGTAGGACGTTCAGCAGGTCTAAATCCGGGTTTTTCAGGCGTATAAAACTCTCCTTCCGATTTAAGATTATCAATTGGTTTGATTTGTTCCGGCCTACTCACAAATGTGTATTCTTCTTTTACGTCAAATATCATTTCTCCTTCTGTTTTGAGATTGTCTTTTCTTATTACTCGTGTTGTCTGTTCCGCTGGTGCATACGAGATCTTTTCCGGCACTATGAATTCACCTTCAGGGCGGAGATTGTCCTCTGGTTTCTTTTGTAACGGGCGTTCTGTTGATTGATAGACTGGTTTGTCGGGAGTGTAGAAATCTCCTTCCGGTTTTAGGTTgtctttatatttaatttgagtAGGTTTTTCTGCTGGAACatacgttgttttttctggcaTATAAAATTCACCTTCAGATTTGAGGTTATCAGTGGGTTTGACTGGCAGAGGCCTTATTACATATTGATATTCCTCTTTTTCCGTAAATGTCATTTCTCCTTCACTGCGCAAGTTGTCTTTTCTAATTATGCGTTCCGTTCTTTCAGCCGGTTGGAATGGAATTTTTTCGGGAACTATAAATTCTCCCTCAGGTTTCAAATTGTCCTCGGGTTTTATTAAAGTGACTTGCTCGTCAATGTCGTACAAAAGTTTTAATCGAGATTCTTCGAGATCCTTTTTAGACCAAGTGTTGGACCTTATTCGCGTTTGAGATTCGTCCAGCAAAtctattaattaacaaaaaacgcagttcttaatttaaacaaaggatatattgtatatactataGACTTTACCTATAGTCTCTATTATAGCATCCGTCTTCTTAACGCTTGAAGCACAATGGTGGCGACTGAAAtgagcatacatatatgatattttgatataaaatgcTAATTTAAAGCCAATTATAAAGAACCAACATTTCTAAAAGCTAATTATTTATATTGCTTACCCGCAAGTGCAGAT
It includes:
- the LOC126756767 gene encoding uncharacterized protein LOC126756767 isoform X43, translated to MVSKGSKKKQQQISVSDSKNAASTSSTTSSSSKTVVHTAGTEAASTSSSAVGVTSTSSPTWTKTSQTLQKSESAASNKSMLATTHSGTQSQLQSTLFKSSSSSSSHTESRSEQKQRRQQIEQQQQQQQEQLYEIVSDVGSIGGGQSAPIASIMSDTLKSTKASSSSSSFQQKSEYYEEISNDFSNAKIISSIDLLESDKKEPVFSVPIDVIEIVGSGSSSIGSNYNKAYLSSSQSQTGIMTSTSSSNFAHIESASSSSKVIDGGITITDMSTENSKSISSTSNTAKSGKVTSTNVEMTSSSNKFLTNDVNNSSTEVNSYTSYSTIDGKAINGATTPVIAPLITSPAKTQQTSTAFTKSTQRAIDDDSHSITSTAHSEITSQGDSTSLTETAKNLKSDVVVSGSSRQLASNVTNKSTKKSSIIEQNISEQTIEESSLKKSKSTSKKEVYDVKTKRWTELNEKTGTGATNKKQPTIERYVSRESDGTYKITYKKKIFDQRANKWKIVEEKTVDSAHDTHYPEIVDDVINTTTTTYTTKVYDTKTGEWKIVEEKSFVDSKAFVPNDIVREIEKDNTDVANITTTTEVTKIFDASLNDWRVLDEKTHTDVIERIVETPKKTIYIDEFVEIEKNVQITEDSENITNERTNTSKRKDITTNIYDEVDDVKREKLTTSDSRIRGVDKKETFGSKHTDMCICEICTCGRHHCASSVKKTDAIIETIDLLDESQTRIRSNTWSKKDLEESRLKLLYDIDEQVTLIKPEDNLKPEGEFIVPEKIPFQPAERTERIIRKDNLRSEGEMTFTEKEEYQYVIRPLPVKPTDNLKSEGEFYMPEKTTYVPAEKPTQIKYKDNLKPEGDFYTPDKPVYQSTERPLQKKPEDNLRPEGEFIVPEKISYAPAEQTTRVIRKDNLKTEGEMIFDVKEEYTFVSRPEQIKPIDNLKSEGEFYTPEKPGFRPAERPTQKKPEDNLRPEGEFYSPEKPKFQPGERPTQVRHADNLRPEGEFYTPEKPGFRPAERPTQKKPEDNLRPEGEFYTPEKSKYQPGERPTQVRPEDNLRPEGEFYTPEKPGFRPAERPTQKKPEDNLRPEGEFYAPEKTKFQPGERPTQVRPEDNLRPEGEFYTPEKHGFRPAERPTQKKPEDNLKPEGDFYSPEKPKFQPGERPTQVRHADNLRPEGEFYTPEKPGFRPAERPTQKKPEDNLRPEGEFYAPEKTKFQPGERPTQVRPEDNLRPEGEFYTPEKPGYRPAERPTQKRPEDNLKPEGDFYSPEKPKFQPGERPTQVRHADNLKPEGEFYTPEKPGFRPAERPTQKKPEDNLRPEGEFYAPEKTKFQPGERPTQVRPEDNLRPEGEFYTPEKHGFRPAERPTQKKPEDNLKPEGDFYSPEKPKFQPGERPTQVRHADNLRPEGEFYTPEKPGFRPAERPTQKKPEDNLRPEGEFYAPEKTKFQPGERPTQVRPEDNLRPEGEFYTPEKPGYRPAERPTQKRPEDNLKPEGEFYTPEKTKFQPGERPTQVRPEDNLRPEGEFYTPEKPGFRPAERPVQKKPEDNLRPEGEFYTPEKTKFQPGERPTQVRPEDNLRPEGEFYTPEKPGFRPAERPTQKRPEDNLKPEGDFYSPEKTKFQPGERPTQVRPEDNLRPEGEFYTPEKPGYRPAERPTQKRPEDNLKPEGEFYKHEKPTYQPAERPTQKKPIDNLKPEGEFLVPEKEMYKPAEKIERVIRKDNLRTEGEMTFETKEEYQFVIRPNQVKPTDNLKPEGEFYAPEKSIYKPAEKPLQIRHEDNLKPEGEFYTPQKPGFTPAERPIQKRPEDNLRPEGEFYVPDKQEFKAAERPTQLKPEDNLRPEGEFMIPEKEIYKPAEKTVRVVRKDNLRSEGEIIFEKKEEYQFVNRPEQVKPVDNLRPEGEFYTPEKPKYQPAEKPVQIRHKDNLKPEGEFYTPEKPGFEPAERPTQKKPQDNLRQEGEFYAPDKPDYQSADRPIAKKPEDNLRPEGEFTIPQKTPYQPAEKVERIVRKDNLRSEGEMTFETKEEYQFVVRPEQLKPTDNLKPEGEFYAPEKSKYQPAEKPLIIRREDNLKPDGEFYKPQKVDFVPADRPSPVKHEDNLKPEGEFYTPEKPGYRPAERPTQKKPLDNLRPEGEFTVPEKTTYTPAERTERIIRKDNLRTEGEMIFEVKEDYQFVNRPEQVKPIDNLKPEGEFYTPEKPMYQVSERPSQIKPEDNLRPEGAFTVPEKLVYKPAEKVERIIRKDNLRSEGEMNFERKEEYTFVIRPDQIKPTDNLKPEGDFYTPEKPKYQAAETPLVIRREDNLKPEGEFYIPEKTSYRPAERPIQKKPEDNLRTEGEFYSPEKSDYIPAERPTQKKPKDNLRPEGEFYTPGKPGYRPAEKVERIIRKDNLRTEGEMTFETKEKYEFVSRPEQVKPTDNLKPEGEFYTPEKPKFQPGERPSQVKHVDNLRPEGEFYTPQKPGYKPAERPTQKRPEDNLKPEGEFYSPDKPKFQPGERPSQVKHADNLRPEGEFYTPEKPGYKPAERPVQKRPEDNLKPEGEFYSPDKPKFQPGERPSQVKHADNLRPEGEFYTPEKPGYKPAERPVQKRPEDNLKPEGEFYSPDKPKFQPGERPSQVKHADNLRPEGEFYTPEKPGYKPAERPVQKRPEDNLKPEGEFYSPDKPKFQPGERPSQVKHADNLRPEGEFYTPEKPGYKPAERPVQKRPEDNLKPEGEFYSPDKPKFQPGERPSQVKHADNLRPEGEFYTPEKPGYKPAERPVQKRPEDNLKPEGEFYSPDKPKFQPGERPSQVKHADNLRPEGEFYTPEKPGYKPAERPVQKRPEDNLKPEGEFYSPDKPKFQPGERPSQVKHADNLRPEGEFYTPEKPGYKPAERPVQKRPEDNLKPEGEFYSPDKPKFRHGERPSQVKHADNLRPEGEFYKPEKPGYKPAERPVPKKPQDNLKSEGNIYVPEKIAFRPAEKSERIIRKDNLRTEGEIIFTEKTEYEFVKKPDQIKPTDNLRPEGEFYKVEKPSYKSGERPVVKKPKDNLKVEGEFTVPEKTSFKPAEKTKRIVRKDNLHMEGEMTFAEKNQYQYVNRPEKVVPSDNLRTEGEFYTPDKPGFKPAEKVRRVIHKDNLRMEGEMTFTETEKHVGVKRPDKIVPRNNLKPEGTFYSKEKQQYQPAERPKQVKPEDNLRPEGHMYISSTDRTDSKLLKTATEKVVVKRPVDNLKLEGTLQVSRRDDYNEKQSSRLDSTKVVQKAVRSKYSHNKSSITLGEDNAILKTTNQMNFVSGKQAIPAANVSSDKPVDGLVVVSTKKVTTVIGGRVKKEPETEYVKRQERVNVIENVAKTNNVKNIVNVENKHDEAISMTENRIRKENKMIDTRMNASSHESSSAQFKTSKIGNTSERVLSSTTMGEVTGQTHSTQCKFGEMQSASAKLNAAGSAKFMSDQTHTTQQKSTAVESCSSKTKSSSSAATVSKHFHHRRSDFTADTNVTNSVFHRKSISNDSNQIGSLTSNGKIHRKSILNLHEEPSSSVFPSERQSYSSIHRQSREQQDNNNSFLVSERRHFNTLSQSQSRDQTSKSCNVHKTSSSSGIEFPSYSKHSERTVSRRNVNQSSISLGIDGASSTTLYRSEYKTVPSTTCAIHKIKEGAFQHTRNTNEHKFFKTVKN